In Niallia sp. FSL W8-0635, one genomic interval encodes:
- the cdd gene encoding cytidine deaminase produces MNNELLIEEAKLAREKAYVPYSKFKVGAALLSENGTVYHGCNIENAAYSMTNCAERTALFKAVSEGDTNFKKLVVIADTEGPVSPCGACRQVISELCPKDMEVVLTNLKGDVQILSVAELLPGAFSPEDLHEH; encoded by the coding sequence ATGAATAATGAACTTTTAATCGAAGAAGCTAAGCTTGCTCGTGAGAAAGCTTATGTACCTTATTCAAAATTTAAAGTAGGTGCTGCGCTACTTTCAGAAAATGGAACCGTTTATCATGGTTGTAATATTGAAAACGCAGCTTATAGCATGACTAACTGTGCAGAAAGAACTGCTTTGTTTAAAGCAGTTTCAGAAGGTGATACTAACTTCAAGAAGCTTGTAGTAATTGCTGATACAGAGGGGCCAGTTTCTCCTTGTGGAGCATGTAGACAAGTGATTTCTGAACTATGTCCTAAAGACATGGAAGTAGTATTGACGAATTTAAAAGGCGATGTACAAATTTTAAGTGTGGCAGAATTATTGCCAGGAGCATTTTCACCGGAGGATTTACATGAACATTAA
- a CDS encoding diacylglycerol kinase family protein yields the protein MNSDYKDKRIRKNSQLSSFRLAILGILTAIKQERNVKIHLVISILVIILGVLNDLSKQEWMFISFCIGLVITLELVNTAVERVVDLVTREYHPLAKEAKDIAAGAVFVAAILSVVIGGIIFIPKIVEAITGG from the coding sequence ATGAATTCGGATTACAAAGATAAAAGAATTCGAAAGAATAGTCAATTATCCTCCTTCCGCTTAGCTATATTAGGAATATTAACCGCTATTAAACAAGAAAGAAATGTAAAGATTCACTTAGTTATTTCCATTCTTGTAATTATATTAGGAGTTTTAAATGATCTTTCTAAACAAGAGTGGATGTTTATTTCGTTCTGTATTGGCTTAGTAATTACTCTGGAGTTAGTGAATACAGCAGTTGAACGTGTAGTGGATCTTGTTACCCGTGAATATCATCCATTGGCAAAAGAGGCAAAGGATATTGCAGCAGGAGCTGTATTTGTTGCAGCGATTCTTTCTGTTGTAATTGGTGGAATCATTTTTATCCCGAAAATAGTCGAAGCTATAACAGGCGGGTAA
- the ybeY gene encoding rRNA maturation RNase YbeY, with translation MNLEIDFIDETEKVKESEITKIHDLLQFAAEKQQLEGEIELSITFVHNEQIQEINKEYREKDQPTDVISFALEELGEGEIQLVGEGLPRMLGDIVISIDKAEEQAKEYGHSYMRELGFLSVHGFLHLLGYDHMTKEEEEVMFTLQKDILDEFGLQR, from the coding sequence ATGAATTTAGAAATTGATTTTATTGATGAAACGGAAAAAGTAAAGGAAAGTGAAATAACCAAAATTCATGACCTTCTTCAATTTGCTGCGGAGAAACAACAATTGGAAGGGGAAATTGAGCTGTCCATCACTTTTGTTCACAATGAGCAAATTCAAGAAATAAATAAGGAATACAGAGAAAAGGATCAACCGACAGATGTCATCTCTTTTGCGCTTGAGGAATTAGGAGAAGGGGAGATTCAATTAGTTGGTGAAGGGCTTCCAAGAATGTTAGGGGACATTGTCATTTCCATTGACAAAGCGGAGGAGCAAGCAAAGGAATATGGCCATTCTTATATGCGAGAGCTTGGATTTTTATCGGTGCATGGGTTCTTGCATTTACTAGGGTATGATCATATGACAAAAGAAGAAGAAGAAGTTATGTTTACTCTTCAAAAGGATATTTTAGATGAATTCGGATTACAAAGATAA
- a CDS encoding HD family phosphohydrolase: MSVWQRISNNLIKLMNITFFKITLFVLIGVILFFTLYGNVKPEKLNVQLFSVADQTIRSPITVEDKESTEKKKEEAKNQVQDVYVVNKEIAQNRVDLISSIFDSVTEVNNEVEKDLEEKRKKAEEDDKDQESIEEPSVDEKLELLKGKLTNEVTNGIMDRSLKSLIPYSEDQLEIAKDITVTAIHTVMNGKIPSDEVENAKKRVEDILKVNDGLTSDLKSASIDLGRFAIIQNEFYDPTATEEMRQQAVDSVEPIRVLQGQVLVEEGQLISREIHRQLELVGLLDSDNSIQPFIGLGIIILAILSLLYFYIFRRTAMEKEKNIPFYLMFFLIISVTVLLMKTVSVFQQFEYTEIGYIFPAAMAVMLIKILMEEKSAIMVTIILAICGMIMFNEGVAGTFNVGMGIYIIASGLAGILFLNKRNQRTNILYAGFFISFINIVTILAILYLQNGHYGAKEYGVFILLAVISGISSAVLTIGFLPFLETGFGVLSTIKLIELSNPNHPLLRKILTEAPGTYHHSVMVANLAESACEAIGANGLLARVGCYYHDIGKTKRPHFFIENQMNMGNPHDRIPPQASKNIIIAHATDGAELLRKYKLPKEIVDIAEQHHGTSLLKYFYYKAKEKGGDVNESDYRYPGPKAQTREVAIIGIADSVEAAVRSLNAPTTVQIDSLIKNIISDRLQDGQLDECDLTLKELEIVRNTLSETLKGIFHSRIEYPEMKK, encoded by the coding sequence ATGAGCGTTTGGCAAAGAATAAGTAATAACTTAATAAAACTAATGAATATTACCTTTTTTAAAATAACTCTTTTTGTTCTTATTGGTGTAATTTTATTCTTTACGCTTTATGGCAACGTAAAGCCAGAAAAATTAAATGTTCAGCTTTTTTCTGTAGCAGATCAAACGATTCGATCACCAATAACGGTAGAAGATAAGGAAAGTACAGAGAAGAAGAAAGAAGAAGCGAAAAACCAAGTACAAGATGTATATGTTGTTAATAAAGAAATTGCGCAAAATCGCGTTGATTTAATATCCTCTATATTTGATTCTGTAACAGAAGTAAATAATGAAGTGGAGAAAGATCTAGAAGAAAAACGAAAAAAAGCGGAAGAGGATGATAAGGATCAGGAGTCAATAGAGGAGCCATCTGTGGATGAAAAGCTCGAATTATTAAAAGGAAAGTTGACAAATGAAGTGACGAACGGAATTATGGATCGTTCTTTAAAATCCCTTATCCCTTATTCTGAAGATCAATTAGAAATAGCCAAAGATATAACAGTGACTGCGATACATACAGTGATGAATGGAAAGATTCCATCCGATGAAGTAGAAAATGCTAAAAAAAGAGTGGAGGATATTTTAAAGGTTAACGACGGCTTAACATCCGATTTAAAGAGTGCAAGTATTGATCTAGGAAGATTTGCGATTATTCAAAATGAGTTTTACGATCCAACTGCCACGGAAGAAATGCGTCAGCAAGCGGTGGATAGCGTGGAGCCGATCAGAGTCCTTCAAGGTCAAGTTCTTGTAGAAGAGGGGCAGCTAATTAGCCGAGAAATTCACAGACAGCTAGAGCTTGTTGGATTGTTAGACAGCGATAATTCTATTCAACCATTTATCGGTTTAGGCATAATAATTTTGGCGATACTTTCTTTATTATATTTTTATATATTCAGAAGAACGGCAATGGAAAAAGAGAAAAATATTCCTTTCTATTTAATGTTCTTTCTAATTATTAGTGTTACCGTCTTACTGATGAAAACAGTAAGTGTATTTCAGCAATTTGAATATACAGAGATAGGCTATATCTTTCCGGCGGCAATGGCAGTAATGCTAATAAAAATATTAATGGAAGAAAAATCCGCCATTATGGTGACGATAATTCTTGCAATATGTGGAATGATTATGTTTAATGAAGGGGTTGCAGGAACTTTTAATGTTGGAATGGGTATATATATAATAGCCAGTGGTTTAGCGGGAATACTCTTTTTAAACAAAAGGAATCAACGAACCAATATTCTTTACGCAGGCTTCTTTATCTCTTTCATCAATATAGTGACGATATTAGCAATATTGTATTTACAAAATGGTCATTATGGAGCGAAAGAATATGGTGTTTTTATTTTGTTGGCAGTAATATCTGGAATAAGCTCTGCTGTTTTGACGATTGGGTTTCTTCCCTTCCTAGAAACTGGCTTTGGAGTACTTTCTACAATCAAGCTAATTGAGCTATCAAACCCAAATCATCCACTCTTACGTAAGATTTTAACCGAAGCACCTGGTACGTATCATCATAGTGTTATGGTGGCAAATTTAGCTGAATCTGCCTGTGAAGCGATTGGAGCTAATGGCTTACTCGCGAGAGTGGGTTGTTATTATCATGATATAGGCAAAACAAAAAGACCACATTTCTTTATTGAAAATCAAATGAATATGGGAAATCCCCATGATCGTATCCCACCTCAAGCAAGTAAAAATATTATTATTGCTCATGCGACAGATGGTGCGGAATTGTTAAGAAAATATAAATTACCGAAAGAAATAGTAGATATTGCAGAACAGCATCATGGCACTTCCTTATTAAAATATTTTTATTATAAGGCTAAAGAAAAGGGTGGTGACGTAAATGAAAGTGATTACCGCTATCCTGGTCCAAAGGCACAGACAAGAGAAGTAGCCATTATCGGAATTGCTGATAGTGTAGAGGCTGCTGTTAGAAGTTTAAATGCTCCAACAACGGTTCAAATTGATTCTTTAATTAAAAATATTATTTCCGATCGGTTGCAAGATGGACAATTAGACGAATGTGATTTAACATTAAAGGAATTAGAAATTGTTCGAAATACATTGAGTGAAACTTTAAAAGGGATATTTCATTCACGAATCGAATATCCAGAAATGAAAAAGTAA
- a CDS encoding PhoH family protein — MTEDLKTMNVKLKDPNEAIALLGNGDSNLQVLEKELDCNIVTRGETLLVSSESPDSIELVGDIVDKLLQVIRKGVSISERDVIYAISLAKKGTLEYFGSLYDEEIAKTIKGKSIRVKTIGQSEYIRSIRRNDLVFGIGPAGTGKTYLAVVMAVNALKSGKVNRIILTRPAVEAGESLGFLPGDLKEKVDPYLRPLYDALHDVLGMEHTTRLIERNTIEVAPLAYMRGRTLDDAFVILDEAQNTTHAQMKMFLTRLGFGSKMVITGDTTQIDLPKGVKSGLIVAEQVLQKVNGIGFVHLEESDVVRHPLVGKIIHAYGKQDI, encoded by the coding sequence ATGACAGAAGATTTAAAAACGATGAATGTAAAATTGAAAGATCCAAACGAAGCTATTGCTTTACTTGGTAATGGAGATAGCAATCTGCAAGTGCTTGAAAAAGAATTAGATTGTAACATCGTAACGAGGGGAGAAACGCTGCTTGTTTCTTCTGAAAGTCCTGATTCAATCGAGCTTGTTGGAGATATTGTTGATAAACTTTTACAAGTCATCCGTAAAGGTGTATCTATTAGTGAACGAGATGTTATATATGCAATCTCATTGGCGAAAAAAGGGACGCTGGAATATTTCGGGTCACTATATGATGAAGAAATAGCGAAAACGATTAAAGGGAAATCAATTAGAGTTAAAACGATTGGACAAAGTGAGTATATACGTTCTATTAGAAGAAATGATTTAGTGTTTGGAATTGGTCCTGCCGGTACTGGAAAGACTTATTTAGCAGTTGTGATGGCAGTAAATGCTTTAAAGAGCGGTAAAGTAAACAGAATTATTTTAACAAGACCTGCTGTTGAAGCGGGCGAAAGTTTAGGCTTCTTGCCAGGAGATCTGAAAGAAAAAGTGGATCCGTATTTGCGCCCATTATATGATGCGTTGCATGATGTTCTTGGGATGGAGCATACAACTCGTTTGATCGAAAGAAACACGATTGAAGTAGCACCTCTCGCATATATGAGAGGAAGAACATTAGATGATGCTTTTGTTATATTAGATGAAGCGCAAAACACGACACATGCGCAAATGAAAATGTTTTTAACAAGACTTGGATTTGGTTCCAAGATGGTGATAACGGGTGATACAACGCAAATAGATTTACCAAAAGGTGTCAAATCTGGTTTGATTGTTGCGGAACAAGTTTTGCAAAAGGTTAATGGGATTGGCTTTGTTCACTTAGAAGAAAGTGATGTTGTAAGACATCCATTAGTCGGAAAAATTATCCATGCTTACGGAAAACAGGATATTTAA
- the yqfD gene encoding sporulation protein YqfD has protein sequence MKNHWVEYITGIITVKATGKGLERFLNKLLKNDISVWNIKKHGPNTVTFQISLKKIHRLRHLVRDTGIKIEFQRRAGAPFLYKRMWKNSGFVIGVFLFLGLVLTLSNMVWGIEIKGANPATEYQIRKQLDKMDIKIGQFQFLAKELDEIQAELTNNIDAITWIGVELKGTTYHFQVVEKNEPKKKEEVGPQNLVATKKATIISDFVESGTKQYTMNEVVRKGQLLVSGTIGKEDNAKTVSAKGKVWGEVWYTTEVTVPLETTFQVFNGEEKQKFYINIGKWNIPVWGFGKIEYKEFEKEENESNVKFFKWELPIKIVNKTYREKEIVTRGYTEKEAVKKGKEDARKDIMKRIGEDGKIKEEKILQRDIKNGKVKLNIAFTTIENIAKAQPLTQGDTE, from the coding sequence ATGAAAAATCATTGGGTAGAGTATATCACAGGGATTATAACAGTGAAGGCAACGGGCAAAGGATTAGAACGGTTTTTAAATAAGCTATTAAAGAATGATATTTCAGTCTGGAACATAAAGAAACATGGACCGAATACCGTAACTTTTCAAATTAGTTTAAAGAAAATCCATCGTCTTCGTCATTTAGTAAGAGACACCGGCATAAAAATAGAGTTTCAGCGCAGAGCTGGAGCTCCGTTTCTATATAAAAGGATGTGGAAGAATAGTGGATTTGTAATTGGCGTGTTTCTTTTTTTAGGACTAGTTCTTACTTTATCAAATATGGTTTGGGGAATAGAAATCAAAGGGGCAAATCCAGCGACGGAATATCAAATACGTAAACAATTGGATAAGATGGACATTAAAATCGGTCAGTTTCAATTTTTAGCAAAGGAATTAGATGAAATACAAGCGGAATTAACAAATAATATCGATGCGATTACATGGATTGGTGTTGAATTAAAAGGGACAACTTATCATTTTCAGGTTGTTGAAAAAAATGAACCGAAGAAGAAGGAAGAAGTTGGACCGCAAAACTTAGTGGCTACAAAAAAAGCAACAATCATATCTGATTTTGTAGAATCTGGTACAAAGCAATATACAATGAACGAAGTTGTAAGAAAAGGGCAGTTATTAGTTTCAGGAACAATTGGGAAAGAAGATAATGCAAAAACTGTTTCTGCTAAAGGGAAGGTATGGGGGGAAGTATGGTATACAACAGAAGTGACAGTTCCGTTGGAAACAACATTCCAAGTATTTAATGGAGAGGAAAAACAAAAATTTTATATAAATATTGGTAAGTGGAATATACCTGTTTGGGGATTTGGCAAAATAGAATATAAGGAATTCGAAAAGGAAGAAAATGAATCAAATGTTAAGTTTTTTAAATGGGAGTTACCGATTAAGATTGTTAATAAGACTTATCGAGAAAAGGAAATCGTAACAAGGGGCTATACGGAGAAGGAAGCGGTGAAAAAAGGTAAAGAGGATGCCCGAAAGGATATTATGAAACGAATTGGGGAAGATGGAAAAATAAAGGAAGAAAAAATTTTACAACGAGACATAAAGAATGGTAAAGTAAAATTAAATATAGCTTTTACTACAATTGAAAATATTGCGAAAGCACAACCTCTAACTCAAGGAGATACAGAATGA
- the yqfC gene encoding sporulation protein YqfC: MAKKWGNNLRNWMIKNLELPQDVMMDLPRITMIGQIHVYVENHRGLITFSDKELRLLLKQGQLLIKGKGFVIKTILPEEILLEGKIDQVLYINE, from the coding sequence ATGGCTAAAAAGTGGGGAAACAACTTGCGGAACTGGATGATCAAAAACTTAGAACTTCCTCAAGATGTCATGATGGACTTACCTAGAATCACAATGATTGGACAAATACATGTTTATGTAGAGAACCACCGTGGATTAATCACCTTTTCAGATAAAGAATTACGATTACTTTTAAAACAAGGGCAACTTTTGATTAAAGGAAAAGGATTTGTTATTAAAACAATTTTACCAGAAGAAATACTGTTAGAGGGAAAAATAGATCAAGTCTTATACATAAATGAGTGA
- the floA gene encoding flotillin-like protein FloA (flotillin-like protein involved in membrane lipid rafts), whose product MLLGGIEIFWIIIVVLAVILLGVLLTFVPVMLWISALAAGVRISIFTLIGMRLRRVIPSRVVNPLIKAHKAGLTVTINQLESHYLAGGNVDRVVNALIAAHRANIELTFERCAAIDLAGRDVLEAVQMSVNPKVIETPFIAGVAMDGIEVKAKARITVRANIERLVGGAGEETIVARVGEGIVSTIGSSENHKKVLENPDMISQTVLSKGLDAGTAFEILSIDIADVDIGKNIGAELQTEQAEADKKIAQAKAEERRAMAVAQEQEMKARVQEMRAKVVEAEAEVPMAMSDALRSGNIGVMDYMNLQNITADTEMRGSIGKLTDDQKNKDDNE is encoded by the coding sequence ATGTTACTTGGAGGAATAGAAATTTTTTGGATTATAATAGTAGTATTAGCAGTTATTTTATTAGGGGTTCTGTTAACCTTTGTACCAGTAATGCTTTGGATTTCTGCTTTAGCAGCAGGGGTTAGAATTAGTATCTTCACCTTAATTGGGATGCGTTTAAGAAGGGTTATTCCAAGTCGTGTAGTTAATCCGCTTATTAAAGCACATAAAGCAGGATTAACCGTTACAATTAATCAGTTGGAAAGTCACTATCTTGCAGGAGGAAATGTTGATAGAGTTGTAAATGCTTTAATCGCTGCTCATCGTGCTAATATTGAGTTAACCTTTGAAAGATGTGCTGCTATTGATTTAGCTGGTCGTGATGTTTTAGAAGCAGTGCAGATGAGTGTTAACCCGAAAGTAATTGAAACACCTTTTATTGCTGGTGTTGCGATGGATGGTATTGAAGTGAAAGCAAAAGCAAGAATTACAGTTCGTGCAAATATTGAAAGATTGGTAGGGGGAGCTGGGGAAGAAACAATCGTAGCCAGAGTTGGTGAAGGTATTGTTTCAACAATCGGTTCGTCTGAAAACCATAAAAAAGTGTTAGAAAACCCAGATATGATTTCTCAAACCGTCCTATCAAAAGGCTTGGATGCTGGAACAGCTTTTGAAATTCTATCGATTGATATTGCGGATGTTGATATAGGCAAAAACATTGGGGCAGAATTGCAAACAGAACAAGCTGAAGCAGATAAGAAAATTGCGCAGGCTAAAGCGGAAGAACGTAGAGCGATGGCTGTTGCTCAAGAACAAGAGATGAAAGCAAGAGTACAAGAAATGCGTGCTAAAGTTGTCGAAGCAGAAGCGGAAGTTCCTATGGCTATGTCTGACGCATTACGATCAGGAAATATTGGAGTAATGGATTATATGAATTTACAAAACATTACAGCTGATACAGAAATGAGAGGCTCTATTGGCAAATTGACAGATGATCAAAAAAATAAAGATGATAATGAGTAA
- a CDS encoding NfeD family protein, with protein sequence MRRHKKRLLLPLLFIFFLSIIPSFIYANNNEIVYVVPIKNTVEKGLSEFIDRAITEAEENQASAIIFDMNTPGGDVSAAIEIGKRISETDIKTVTFINQDAISAGSYIALNTDEIYMVEGSRIGSSGVIDGQGNAADEKAQSYWISAMKGAAEKTGRDPIYAMAMADKSIAIPGMKESGTFLTLTSTEAEEVNYSNDTVHSLDDVLSELGLQNAKVERIDESFADKIARFVTNPIIIPILLSIGSLGLIIELYSPGFGLPGFAGLSALLLFFYGHLVAGLAGYESLILFIIGILLIILEFFVVGGIAGAIGIVAVIASMFLASGDFMVIGISLLIAIGVSIIASILLVKVFGRKMKFFRKIILTDSTNTESGYVSNQSRKELIGKTGITLTALRPAGVVLVDDERIDVVSDGSFIDKEKRVKVVKAEGSRIVVREILTIDIQKEDE encoded by the coding sequence TTGAGAAGACATAAGAAACGATTATTGCTTCCTCTTCTTTTTATCTTTTTTCTATCGATTATACCTAGTTTTATCTATGCAAATAATAACGAAATTGTGTATGTCGTACCGATAAAGAATACTGTGGAAAAAGGTTTAAGTGAGTTTATAGATCGAGCTATTACGGAAGCGGAAGAAAATCAGGCTAGTGCGATTATTTTTGATATGAATACACCTGGTGGAGATGTTTCTGCTGCAATCGAAATAGGAAAAAGAATTTCTGAAACTGATATTAAAACCGTTACCTTTATTAATCAGGATGCTATTTCGGCAGGTTCCTATATTGCATTAAATACCGATGAAATCTATATGGTGGAGGGAAGCAGGATAGGGTCATCTGGAGTGATTGATGGACAAGGAAATGCGGCAGATGAAAAAGCACAATCTTACTGGATTTCCGCAATGAAAGGTGCAGCGGAAAAGACAGGAAGAGACCCAATTTATGCAATGGCAATGGCTGATAAATCAATCGCAATTCCAGGAATGAAGGAATCAGGAACTTTTTTAACTTTGACTTCAACGGAAGCGGAAGAGGTAAATTATTCTAATGATACAGTCCATAGTTTAGATGATGTGCTTAGTGAACTTGGTTTACAGAATGCGAAGGTAGAAAGGATAGATGAAAGCTTTGCAGATAAAATAGCAAGGTTTGTAACAAACCCTATAATAATTCCTATTTTATTATCGATCGGTAGTTTAGGATTAATTATTGAGTTATATTCACCGGGATTTGGTTTACCTGGTTTTGCTGGGCTTTCTGCTTTGTTATTATTTTTCTATGGTCACTTGGTTGCAGGCCTTGCAGGATATGAAAGCCTCATTCTTTTTATAATAGGAATTCTCTTGATTATATTGGAATTTTTTGTTGTTGGAGGAATAGCAGGGGCAATAGGGATTGTTGCTGTGATTGCCAGTATGTTTCTTGCGAGTGGCGATTTTATGGTGATAGGGATAAGCCTTTTAATCGCAATAGGTGTTTCGATTATTGCATCTATCTTATTAGTAAAGGTGTTTGGTAGAAAAATGAAATTTTTTAGAAAAATAATATTGACTGACTCAACAAACACAGAAAGTGGTTATGTTTCCAATCAAAGCCGAAAGGAATTGATCGGAAAAACAGGAATTACCTTAACTGCATTACGTCCTGCTGGGGTTGTTCTTGTTGACGACGAAAGAATTGATGTAGTGAGTGATGGTAGTTTTATTGACAAAGAGAAGAGAGTAAAAGTAGTAAAAGCAGAAGGTTCAAGGATTGTTGTTAGGGAAATACTAACGATAGATATACAAAAGGAGGATGAGTAA
- a CDS encoding GatB/YqeY domain-containing protein, which produces MSLLERLNNDMKQAMKNKEKDKLVVIRMIKAAIQNERIKLGRDLSEEDELSVLSREVKQRKDSLHEFEKAGREDLVDKIRAELKHVEIYMPEQLSEEELAEIVKQTIDETGASSKKEMGKVMAALMPKVKGKADGSLVNKLVQQHLS; this is translated from the coding sequence TTGAGTCTTCTCGAACGTTTAAACAATGATATGAAGCAAGCGATGAAAAACAAAGAAAAAGATAAACTAGTTGTAATTCGAATGATTAAGGCTGCCATTCAGAATGAAAGAATTAAGCTTGGTAGAGATCTTTCTGAAGAAGACGAGTTATCTGTCCTTTCTCGCGAAGTAAAACAACGCAAAGACTCCCTCCATGAGTTTGAGAAAGCAGGTCGTGAAGATCTTGTTGACAAAATACGTGCGGAGTTAAAACATGTTGAAATATATATGCCTGAACAACTTTCGGAAGAGGAACTAGCAGAGATTGTGAAACAAACAATTGATGAAACAGGTGCTTCTTCTAAGAAAGAGATGGGAAAAGTGATGGCTGCTTTAATGCCTAAAGTAAAAGGAAAAGCAGACGGTTCACTAGTAAATAAACTTGTACAACAACACCTTTCATAA
- the rpsU gene encoding 30S ribosomal protein S21, whose translation MSKTVVRKNESLEDALRRFKRSVSKTGTLQEARKREFYEKPSVKRKKKSEAARKRKF comes from the coding sequence ATGTCTAAAACCGTCGTTCGTAAAAACGAATCGCTTGAAGATGCTCTTCGTCGCTTCAAACGTTCAGTATCAAAAACTGGTACTTTGCAGGAAGCTAGAAAGCGCGAATTCTACGAGAAACCAAGTGTGAAACGTAAGAAAAAGTCAGAAGCAGCAAGAAAACGTAAGTTCTAA
- a CDS encoding Na/Pi symporter, with protein sequence MIYLLLFIVLILLFIYGMTLLRTGLFNLSSQSLKGLLEKLTDKPWKGLIISIIITALLQSSAAVMVLTIGLISARVLTFPQSIGIILGTNIGTTFTTEFITFDINNYLLPLAIIGVLFMIINRYQLRSIGFILFGISIVFTTMRGFKYFAGIIEHHTFIHSFFLQLSDRPIIALLVGIIITALIQSSTATIGIIMGFLEAGLLPIEIAIAIMLGSNIGTCITSYLASIGTEKNAKLCAYAHIWLNIGGVILFYPFIDGLANVVKDMTTDIDVQLAHASLLFNVLSSLLVLPFAERFGKLILRIHR encoded by the coding sequence ATGATTTATCTTTTACTTTTTATTGTACTAATCCTTTTATTTATTTATGGAATGACTCTTTTACGGACAGGTTTATTTAATTTATCTTCTCAATCATTAAAAGGCTTGCTTGAAAAATTGACAGATAAACCATGGAAAGGGTTAATCATTTCCATTATTATTACTGCACTTCTTCAAAGTAGTGCAGCTGTTATGGTGCTGACAATTGGTTTAATTTCAGCAAGAGTATTAACCTTTCCTCAATCCATTGGGATTATTTTAGGAACAAATATCGGTACGACATTTACAACTGAATTCATCACTTTCGACATCAATAATTATTTATTACCCCTAGCTATTATAGGTGTTCTATTTATGATTATTAACAGATACCAATTAAGAAGCATCGGATTCATCCTATTTGGTATTTCAATTGTCTTTACAACAATGAGAGGATTTAAGTATTTCGCTGGAATCATTGAACACCATACATTCATTCATTCTTTTTTTCTGCAACTCTCTGATCGACCTATTATAGCTCTCTTAGTGGGAATCATTATTACAGCATTAATTCAATCAAGCACAGCAACAATCGGAATCATCATGGGCTTTTTAGAAGCAGGATTACTTCCTATAGAAATTGCAATAGCCATTATGTTAGGATCAAACATCGGTACATGCATAACTTCTTATTTAGCTTCAATTGGAACAGAAAAAAACGCAAAACTTTGTGCCTATGCTCATATTTGGCTAAACATTGGCGGGGTTATTCTGTTCTATCCTTTTATCGATGGATTAGCAAATGTCGTTAAAGACATGACCACTGATATTGATGTTCAGCTCGCTCATGCTAGCCTTTTATTCAATGTTCTGTCATCCCTTCTTGTTCTTCCATTTGCGGAGCGTTTCGGTAAATTAATTTTACGAATACACAGGTAA